The following are from one region of the Tistrella bauzanensis genome:
- a CDS encoding SDR family NAD(P)-dependent oxidoreductase has product MKIDLSNRTAVVSGSTKGIGYAIARGLAGAGAAVVISGRKPDEVEAAVARMTSEVAGTGEVAGTGEAPGADIRGVVADLGTADGCAKLVDAEPAPDILVNNVGFFGPSDVLETTDDEWRTILDVNFMSGVRLSRALVPGMVDRGWGRVIFLSSESAHNIPGEMVNYGVTKTAYLALSRGLAKRVAGSGVTINAILPGPTLSDALRDQLAEDPANAGKSPEQAGADFVRANRPTSIIHRAASVEEVTNMAVYIASPQASATTGAALRVDGGVIEDII; this is encoded by the coding sequence ATGAAGATCGACCTCAGCAACCGTACCGCCGTCGTCTCGGGCTCGACCAAGGGGATCGGCTATGCCATCGCACGTGGTCTGGCAGGCGCTGGCGCCGCGGTGGTGATCAGCGGACGCAAGCCGGACGAGGTGGAGGCCGCCGTGGCCAGGATGACCAGCGAGGTGGCGGGGACCGGCGAGGTGGCGGGGACCGGCGAGGCGCCGGGCGCCGATATCCGTGGCGTGGTCGCGGATCTCGGCACCGCCGACGGCTGTGCCAAGCTGGTCGATGCCGAACCCGCGCCGGACATTCTGGTCAACAATGTCGGCTTCTTCGGGCCGTCCGACGTGCTGGAGACCACAGATGACGAGTGGCGCACGATTCTGGACGTCAATTTCATGTCCGGCGTGCGGCTGTCGCGGGCACTGGTGCCGGGCATGGTCGACCGAGGCTGGGGCCGGGTCATCTTCCTGTCGTCGGAATCCGCCCACAACATTCCGGGTGAGATGGTGAATTATGGCGTCACCAAGACCGCCTATCTGGCGCTGTCACGCGGGCTGGCCAAGCGGGTCGCCGGCAGCGGCGTGACAATCAACGCCATTCTGCCGGGACCGACCCTGTCGGATGCGTTGCGCGACCAGTTGGCCGAAGACCCTGCCAATGCCGGCAAGTCGCCCGAACAGGCGGGGGCGGATTTCGTCAGGGCCAACCGCCCGACATCGATCATCCACCGCGCCGCTTCCGTGGAAGAGGTTACCAATATGGCGGTCTATATCGCGTCGCCCCAGGCCTCGGCGACCACGGGTGCTGCCCTGCGCGTGGATGGCGGGGTGATCGAGGACATCATCTGA
- a CDS encoding TRAP transporter large permease — MSTAAAVLLIAFAVCLFGGVPIVFSLGLAAIAGLLAADFDLIVLAQRVISGTQVFTLLAIPGFVIAGDLMMHGGLSRRLVRMCQVLVQHVTGGLGMVTVLSATFFAAISGSAPATTAAIGGIMVPEMERHGWSRRFAAALATASGPIGQMIPPSIPMVIWGVVAEQSITKLFLSGIVPGLLIAAGLMGVCYVAARRQGIGAATRRATRAELWTALADGKWALAAPLVILGGIYGGIFTPTEASAVGVAYALVIGLFVYRELKFRDLPAILLQSMRTTTIVCSIIAVASAFGWLVAIEQLPTTIAEAILSVSSNPIIILMMLNVLLLFIGAIMDNVAAMIILGGVLTSIGASLGLDPIHLGAIVVINFAIGMATPPFGYSLFVGAAVSKLSVEEVSKALWPMLLVKIAVLALITYVPWVVLALPRLLG; from the coding sequence ATGAGCACCGCCGCAGCCGTTCTGCTGATCGCCTTCGCCGTCTGCCTGTTCGGCGGCGTGCCGATCGTCTTCTCGCTCGGCCTTGCCGCCATCGCCGGACTGCTTGCCGCCGATTTCGACCTGATCGTTCTGGCGCAGCGGGTCATTTCCGGCACCCAGGTCTTCACCCTGCTGGCGATCCCCGGTTTCGTGATCGCGGGCGATCTGATGATGCATGGCGGCCTGTCGCGCCGCTTGGTGCGGATGTGTCAGGTGCTTGTTCAGCACGTCACCGGCGGGCTTGGCATGGTGACGGTGCTGTCGGCCACGTTCTTCGCCGCGATTTCAGGATCGGCCCCCGCCACCACCGCCGCGATCGGCGGCATCATGGTGCCGGAAATGGAGCGCCACGGCTGGAGCCGCCGCTTCGCCGCCGCCCTTGCCACAGCCTCTGGACCAATCGGCCAGATGATCCCGCCATCGATCCCGATGGTGATCTGGGGCGTTGTCGCCGAACAGTCGATCACCAAACTGTTTCTGTCGGGCATCGTGCCCGGACTGCTGATCGCGGCCGGCCTGATGGGCGTGTGCTATGTCGCCGCCCGCCGCCAGGGGATCGGCGCCGCCACCCGCCGCGCCACCCGCGCCGAATTGTGGACGGCGCTGGCCGACGGCAAATGGGCGCTGGCGGCACCGCTGGTCATCCTTGGCGGCATTTATGGCGGCATCTTCACCCCCACCGAGGCATCGGCGGTGGGGGTGGCCTATGCTCTGGTCATCGGGTTGTTCGTTTATCGCGAACTGAAATTCCGCGACCTGCCGGCGATCCTGCTGCAATCGATGCGCACCACCACCATCGTGTGCAGCATCATCGCCGTCGCCTCGGCCTTCGGCTGGCTGGTCGCGATCGAGCAACTGCCGACCACCATCGCCGAGGCCATCCTGTCGGTGTCGTCGAACCCGATCATCATCCTGATGATGCTGAACGTGCTGCTGCTGTTCATCGGCGCGATCATGGACAATGTGGCCGCGATGATCATCCTGGGTGGCGTGCTGACCAGCATTGGCGCCAGCCTGGGGCTGGACCCGATCCACCTGGGGGCCATCGTGGTGATCAACTTCGCGATCGGCATGGCGACCCCGCCCTTCGGCTATTCGCTGTTCGTGGGCGCCGCGGTCAGCAAACTGTCGGTCGAAGAGGTATCAAAGGCATTGTGGCCGATGCTGCTGGTCAAGATCGCCGTGCTGGCACTGATCACCTACGTGCCCTGGGTGGTGCTGGCCCTGCCCCGGCTGCTGGGTTGA
- a CDS encoding TRAP transporter small permease, which translates to MTTVMMASLILQVFSRYVIGQGFTWTEELALFLFTWVVLLAATTAIRDDGHVRLQLVVDLLPAALRRLWMRVLTLAVLAFCVVFASSGADYLTQTMGQVSAAVQYPIEALHLAAPVTGILGAFHALARLLAPQSAIDGQPQTGGMV; encoded by the coding sequence ATGACCACGGTCATGATGGCGAGCCTGATCCTCCAGGTCTTCTCGCGCTATGTGATCGGCCAGGGCTTCACCTGGACCGAGGAACTGGCCCTGTTCCTGTTCACCTGGGTGGTTCTGCTGGCCGCCACCACCGCCATCCGCGATGACGGCCATGTCCGGCTGCAACTGGTCGTCGACCTGCTGCCGGCCGCCCTGCGCCGGCTGTGGATGCGGGTACTGACCCTGGCGGTGCTGGCCTTCTGCGTGGTCTTCGCGTCATCCGGCGCCGACTATCTCACCCAGACCATGGGCCAGGTTTCGGCGGCGGTGCAGTACCCGATCGAGGCGCTGCATCTGGCGGCACCGGTGACCGGCATCCTCGGTGCCTTCCATGCCCTGGCCCGCCTTCTGGCCCCGCAATCGGCCATCGACGGCCAGCCGCAGACCGGAGGCATGGTATGA
- a CDS encoding amidohydrolase family protein, whose product MTDRSGKAPERQFQALNRPKRLSDEIARQISERIATGIFAPGERMPTEAELADEFAVGRSAIREAIAKLRQEGLVETRQGVGAFVSEDPGAASFHIDTDTLRTIEDFRHVMELRMELEVSGAAMAARRRTHAQLGRIEAAFTALKSRLERGEAAVDEQHAFHRAIAIASNNPHFRDFMQFLASRIRVALSVETERATGARDTARKMLREFEAILEAVRLGDPDKARRASWFHLLRSADRLGLRGLQGWEESRMTLIGENLIPVCAPADAAPRAPRFTPPPGACDCHAHIFGPETRYPYTRHRTYTPPDALLPAYKHMLATLGIQRAVIVQPSVYGTDNRATLDAIRAGGPDFRGVVVVDETIDAAEMERMHEAGVRGVRINLLFKSGIEVSDVRRLAERIAPFGWHLQMLIDVSEFADIKATLGRLPVDVVFDHLGHMPTSIGTDHPGFQEMLSMLADGRAWAKLSGAYRITSGTRTPYDDVAPYARAIIQANPERVVWASDWPHPYVNIPMPNDGDLLDMLDIWSPDAATRDRILATNPAQLYGFDD is encoded by the coding sequence GTGACCGACCGCAGCGGAAAAGCCCCGGAACGACAGTTCCAGGCCCTCAATCGCCCCAAGCGATTGTCCGACGAGATCGCCCGGCAGATTTCCGAGCGCATCGCGACGGGCATCTTCGCGCCGGGGGAGCGCATGCCGACCGAGGCCGAACTCGCCGACGAGTTCGCGGTGGGCCGCAGCGCGATCCGCGAGGCGATCGCGAAGCTCAGACAGGAAGGTCTGGTCGAGACCCGACAGGGCGTCGGCGCCTTCGTGTCCGAGGATCCGGGTGCCGCCTCTTTTCACATCGATACCGACACGCTGCGCACCATCGAGGATTTCCGTCACGTGATGGAGCTTCGCATGGAGCTGGAAGTCAGCGGCGCCGCCATGGCGGCCCGCAGGCGGACCCATGCGCAGTTGGGCCGGATCGAGGCGGCGTTCACGGCCCTCAAATCCCGGCTGGAACGCGGCGAAGCGGCTGTCGATGAACAGCATGCCTTTCACCGCGCGATCGCCATTGCCAGCAACAACCCGCATTTCCGCGATTTCATGCAGTTCCTTGCCTCCCGCATCCGAGTGGCGCTGTCGGTCGAAACCGAACGCGCCACCGGCGCGCGCGACACGGCCCGCAAGATGCTGCGTGAATTCGAGGCGATCCTTGAGGCCGTGCGCCTGGGCGATCCCGACAAGGCGCGGCGCGCCTCGTGGTTTCATCTGCTCAGATCCGCCGACCGCCTGGGCCTGCGCGGCCTGCAGGGTTGGGAAGAAAGCAGGATGACCTTGATCGGAGAGAACCTGATACCGGTCTGTGCGCCGGCCGATGCCGCCCCCCGGGCGCCGCGCTTCACACCGCCCCCCGGCGCCTGCGACTGCCATGCGCACATCTTCGGCCCCGAGACCCGCTATCCCTATACCCGGCATCGCACCTATACCCCGCCTGACGCGCTGCTGCCCGCCTATAAGCACATGCTGGCGACCCTTGGCATTCAGCGCGCGGTGATCGTGCAGCCCAGCGTCTATGGCACCGACAACCGGGCGACACTGGACGCGATCCGTGCTGGCGGCCCGGATTTCCGCGGCGTGGTGGTGGTCGACGAGACCATCGACGCGGCCGAGATGGAACGGATGCACGAAGCCGGCGTGCGCGGCGTGCGCATCAATCTGCTGTTCAAGAGCGGCATCGAGGTCTCGGATGTCCGCCGGCTGGCCGAGCGGATCGCCCCCTTCGGCTGGCATCTGCAGATGTTGATCGATGTCTCGGAATTCGCCGACATCAAGGCAACCCTGGGCCGGCTGCCGGTCGATGTGGTGTTCGACCATCTGGGCCATATGCCCACCTCGATCGGCACCGACCATCCGGGCTTCCAGGAAATGCTGTCGATGCTGGCCGATGGCCGCGCCTGGGCCAAGCTGTCGGGCGCCTATCGCATCACCTCCGGCACGCGCACGCCCTATGACGACGTGGCCCCCTATGCCCGCGCGATCATTCAGGCCAACCCGGAACGGGTGGTCTGGGCCAGCGACTGGCCGCACCCTTACGTGAACATCCCGATGCCAAATGACGGCGACCTGCTCGACATGCTCGACATCTGGTCACCCGATGCCGCGACCCGCGATCGGATCCTCGCCACCAATCCGGCGCAGCTCTACGGCTTCGACGACTGA
- a CDS encoding TRAP transporter substrate-binding protein has product MAFSRHPLSHLSRRALLGTVAGLSALIATGTIAAPAQAADVTLKLGWTTSDGATDPYAIAAREFAAALDAEMPGVFEVKYFPNRQLGDEKEMIEGMSFGTIDGGIITNAVIANVEPSFQLLDMPFLFGNEEQAHKVLDGEVGQELMGKLKTRGIIGLGFAEGGFRHMINNTRPVATPDDVGGVKYRVMQNPVFLEMFGSLGGNPVPMAWGETYTAVQQGTIDGLEIPVAVIQANKFAEVTKYLSLTRHTYSALGVMLSKKSFDKMTADQQQAVLRAAPKAIAAQRAAVAENTTKIIDELKAAGMTVNEVENPAAFRAKVAGVYDRFKPRIGAALFDKALAQVD; this is encoded by the coding sequence ATGGCCTTTTCCCGACACCCCCTGTCCCACCTGTCGCGCCGTGCCCTGCTCGGCACGGTCGCAGGCCTCAGCGCCCTGATCGCCACCGGCACCATCGCAGCCCCGGCGCAGGCGGCCGACGTCACCCTCAAGCTCGGCTGGACCACCTCGGACGGCGCCACCGACCCTTATGCGATCGCGGCGCGTGAGTTCGCGGCGGCGCTGGATGCCGAAATGCCCGGCGTCTTCGAGGTGAAGTACTTCCCGAACCGCCAGCTCGGCGACGAGAAGGAAATGATCGAGGGCATGTCGTTCGGCACCATCGACGGCGGCATCATCACCAATGCGGTGATCGCCAATGTCGAACCCTCGTTTCAGTTGCTCGACATGCCGTTCCTGTTCGGCAATGAGGAACAGGCCCACAAGGTGCTCGACGGCGAGGTCGGGCAGGAGCTGATGGGCAAGCTGAAGACCCGGGGCATCATCGGCCTCGGCTTCGCCGAGGGCGGCTTCCGCCACATGATCAACAACACCCGGCCGGTGGCGACGCCGGATGATGTCGGCGGCGTGAAGTACCGTGTGATGCAGAACCCGGTGTTCCTGGAGATGTTCGGCTCGCTTGGCGGCAACCCCGTGCCGATGGCCTGGGGCGAGACCTATACCGCGGTTCAGCAGGGCACCATCGACGGGCTGGAGATCCCGGTGGCCGTGATCCAGGCCAACAAGTTCGCCGAGGTGACCAAGTATCTGTCGTTGACCCGCCACACCTATTCCGCGCTGGGCGTGATGCTGTCGAAGAAGAGCTTCGACAAGATGACCGCCGACCAGCAGCAGGCGGTGCTGCGCGCGGCCCCCAAGGCGATCGCCGCCCAGCGCGCCGCCGTGGCCGAGAACACCACCAAGATCATCGACGAGTTGAAGGCCGCCGGCATGACGGTCAACGAGGTCGAGAACCCGGCCGCGTTCCGCGCCAAGGTTGCCGGCGTCTATGACCGCTTCAAGCCCCGGATCGGCGCCGCGCTGTTCGACAAGGCGCTGGCCCAGGTCGACTAA